The following coding sequences are from one Streptococcus sp. NPS 308 window:
- the pabB gene encoding aminodeoxychorismate synthase component I: MHRKTVIDFRALGERYTFTQPIKELKTRDLAEVADLLAQVESYQEQGYYVVGYVSYEAAPAFEEKLAVHKLPLLGEYLLYFTVHDRVETSPIPLTYEEVDLPSKWQEVTSEADYEKAIGQIHHHLRQGDTYQVNYTVQLKQDLSANPFAIYNRMVVEQEAGYNAYVEHDEMAVISMSPELFFEQNDRELTTRPMKGTTQRGVTDQEDLAQASWLEQDPKNRSENMMIVDLLRNDMNRISEVGCEHVERLCQVEQYSTVWQMTSTIKSQLRPDVDLVAIFRSLFPCGSITGAPKIATMEIIKDLEPQPRGVYCGTIGLLLPNGRRIFNVAIRTIQLHQGKAIYGVGGGITWDSTWESEYREVHQKAAVLYRKQARFKLITTGRVSQKSLLFEDQHLERLTKASRYFAYPFDLEELRQKIEEECQACDSHQDYRLRISLSKSGEIELSRQILAPLSPSFCKAKLCLQEADLNQSFTYFKTTHRPHLSLGEQEIIYHNVAGELLETSIGNLVLKIAGKLYTPPTSLGILPGTYRQHLLERGQVEEKVLTLADLNQAETIYGCNAVRGLYELELIVL, encoded by the coding sequence ATGCATAGAAAAACAGTGATTGATTTTAGGGCTTTGGGGGAGAGATACACCTTTACCCAGCCGATTAAAGAGTTAAAAACGAGAGATTTAGCAGAAGTGGCGGACTTGCTAGCACAAGTGGAAAGCTACCAAGAGCAAGGCTATTATGTCGTGGGCTATGTCAGCTATGAGGCTGCACCTGCTTTTGAGGAAAAGCTAGCAGTTCACAAGCTTCCTCTACTGGGCGAATATTTGCTTTACTTTACCGTTCACGATAGGGTGGAAACATCCCCTATTCCACTGACTTATGAGGAAGTAGATCTGCCTTCAAAGTGGCAGGAAGTAACGTCTGAAGCAGACTATGAAAAGGCTATTGGGCAGATTCACCATCATTTGCGTCAGGGGGACACCTATCAGGTCAACTACACCGTCCAACTCAAGCAAGACCTAAGTGCCAATCCTTTTGCCATCTACAATCGCATGGTGGTAGAACAGGAGGCGGGTTACAATGCCTATGTTGAACATGATGAGATGGCAGTGATTTCCATGAGTCCAGAACTCTTTTTTGAGCAAAATGACCGAGAATTAACGACTCGTCCAATGAAGGGAACAACCCAGCGGGGAGTGACTGACCAAGAAGACCTTGCCCAAGCTAGTTGGCTAGAACAGGATCCTAAAAATCGCTCTGAAAATATGATGATTGTAGACCTTTTGCGCAATGATATGAACCGTATTTCTGAAGTTGGATGTGAGCATGTAGAACGTCTGTGTCAAGTGGAGCAGTATTCAACCGTTTGGCAAATGACTTCGACCATCAAGAGTCAGTTACGACCGGATGTGGACTTGGTTGCCATTTTTCGCTCCCTCTTTCCATGTGGATCCATCACAGGAGCACCGAAAATTGCGACTATGGAAATCATCAAGGACTTGGAGCCACAACCCAGAGGAGTCTACTGTGGAACGATTGGTCTCTTACTTCCAAATGGGCGACGAATTTTCAATGTCGCCATTCGGACTATCCAACTGCATCAAGGGAAAGCCATCTATGGAGTTGGCGGAGGGATTACATGGGATAGTACTTGGGAATCTGAATACCGAGAAGTTCATCAAAAGGCGGCTGTTCTCTATCGTAAACAAGCTCGTTTCAAATTGATTACTACAGGAAGAGTCAGCCAGAAGAGCCTGCTATTTGAAGATCAACATCTGGAAAGACTGACAAAGGCGAGTCGTTATTTTGCTTATCCTTTTGATCTAGAAGAACTGAGACAAAAGATAGAGGAAGAGTGTCAAGCTTGTGATTCCCACCAAGACTACCGTTTACGAATTAGTCTCAGCAAATCTGGAGAGATAGAACTCAGTCGCCAAATCTTAGCCCCCCTCAGTCCAAGTTTCTGCAAAGCCAAACTTTGTCTGCAAGAAGCAGATTTGAATCAATCATTTACCTACTTCAAAACCACTCACAGACCGCACCTGAGCTTAGGGGAACAGGAAATCATTTACCATAATGTGGCAGGAGAGCTATTAGAAACCTCTATCGGGAATCTAGTTCTGAAAATTGCTGGAAAACTTTACACACCGCCTACCAGTCTAGGAATTTTACCAGGAACTTATCGTCAGCATTTGCTGGAAAGAGGACAGGTAGAGGAAAAAGTTTTGACTTTGGCAGACTTGAACCAAGCGGAGACTATCTATGGCTGTAATGCAGTCAGAGGCTTGTATGAGTTGGAATTAATAGTATTGTGA
- a CDS encoding Ltp family lipoprotein, whose translation MKKSKKILVTSLATATLGLISFADTTGDFPFSAQHVSAQEKDASKNGKVVKENTTSAPNQAEKPKTPAPKSAPKPEPKPAPKPEPKPAPKPAPKPAEKPKTPAQKPAEKPKNISPKEDKSKSTAQSGWVGSSYYENGAKVTNKWIFDKKANSYFYLNSSGNYVQNAWVDNYYLKSDGKMAKNEWIYDKNYGSYYYLTAEGSYARNTWVGNYYLKSNGKMAKGEWVYDKNYGSYYYLTAEGSYARDAWSGNYYLKSNGKMAKGEWIYDKNNGSYYYLTAEGSYARNAWSGNYYLKSNGKMAKSEWVYDKNYGSYYYLTSEGSYARSTWVGNYYLKSNGKMAKSEWVDGGRYYVGANGLWETKSSTNSEYSAALEKAKSYNSLFHMSKKRMYRQLTSQFDKFSNDAAQYAIDHLKADYKYNALFNAKNYRKLFNMSKSGLFNQLTSYIDGFTEEEANYAIQHLDD comes from the coding sequence ATGAAAAAATCAAAAAAAATTTTAGTAACTAGCTTAGCAACTGCAACACTGGGACTTATTTCATTTGCGGATACAACTGGAGACTTTCCTTTTTCGGCTCAGCATGTTTCTGCTCAAGAAAAGGACGCATCTAAAAATGGTAAGGTTGTAAAAGAGAATACAACTTCGGCGCCAAATCAAGCTGAGAAACCGAAAACACCAGCGCCGAAATCAGCACCGAAACCAGAGCCAAAACCCGCGCCGAAACCAGAGCCAAAGCCAGCACCAAAACCAGCGCCAAAACCAGCTGAGAAACCGAAAACGCCAGCTCAAAAACCTGCTGAGAAACCTAAAAATATAAGTCCTAAAGAGGATAAGTCCAAATCTACAGCTCAGTCTGGTTGGGTAGGCTCATCGTACTATGAAAATGGTGCTAAAGTTACTAATAAGTGGATTTTTGATAAAAAAGCTAATTCTTATTTCTATCTAAATTCTTCGGGAAACTATGTCCAAAATGCTTGGGTAGACAATTACTATCTTAAATCAGATGGTAAAATGGCCAAGAATGAATGGATTTATGATAAAAACTATGGGTCATACTATTATCTAACAGCAGAAGGTAGCTACGCTCGCAACACATGGGTAGGTAATTACTATCTCAAATCAAATGGTAAGATGGCTAAAGGTGAGTGGGTTTATGATAAGAACTATGGTTCGTACTACTACCTAACAGCAGAAGGTAGCTATGCTCGTGACGCTTGGTCAGGCAACTACTATTTGAAATCAAATGGTAAGATGGCTAAAGGTGAGTGGATTTATGATAAGAACAATGGTTCATACTACTACCTAACAGCAGAAGGTAGCTATGCTCGCAATGCTTGGTCAGGCAACTACTATTTGAAGTCAAATGGTAAGATGGCTAAGAGTGAGTGGGTTTATGATAAGAACTATGGTTCGTACTACTACTTGACTTCAGAGGGAAGTTACGCTCGTAGTACTTGGGTAGGAAATTACTATCTTAAATCAAACGGTAAGATGGCTAAAAGTGAATGGGTAGATGGTGGTCGTTACTATGTAGGAGCTAATGGATTATGGGAAACCAAATCATCAACCAATAGTGAATATTCTGCTGCTTTAGAAAAGGCAAAGAGTTATAACTCGCTATTCCATATGTCAAAAAAACGTATGTATAGACAATTAACTTCTCAATTTGATAAATTTTCAAATGATGCAGCTCAATATGCTATTGATCATCTAAAAGCTGATTATAAGTATAATGCATTGTTTAATGCTAAGAACTATAGAAAATTATTTAATATGTCTAAATCTGGTCTTTTCAATCAATTGACTTCTTATATAGATGGCTTTACAGAAGAAGAAGCTAATTATGCCATTCAACATCTTGACGACTAA
- a CDS encoding Ltp family lipoprotein, with translation MKKSKKILVTSLATATLGLISFADTTGDFPFSAQHVSAQEKDASKNGKVVKENTTSAPNQAEKPKTPAQNPAEKPKTPAPKPEPKPAPKPAPKPAPKPAEKPKTPAQKPAEKPKNTSPKEDKSKSTAQSGWVGSSYYENGTKVTNKWIFDKKANSYFYLNASGNYVQNAWEGNYYLKSDGKMAKNEWIYDKNYGSYYYLTGEGSYARNTWVGNYYLKSNGKRAKNEWIYDKNYGSYYYLTGEGNYARNTWVGNYYLKSDGKMAKAEWIYDKNYGSYYYLTAEGSYARNKWVGNYYLKSDGKMAKNEWVDGGRYYVGDDGVWQPKPAPKPAPKPAEKPKTPAPKPAEKPKTPAPKPAEKPKTPAPKPAEKPKTPAPKPAEKPKTPAQKPTEKAKETTPKQDKSQSKVQSGWVGNYYLKSDGKRAKNEWVDGGRYYVDSDGKKVKSDWIYDKNYGSYYYLTAEGSYARNKWVGNYYLKSDGKVAKNEWVDGGRYYVNSEGKMVRGKWVDGGRYYVGNDGVRQPKPAAGNPYSAALKTAQDYNRIHLSKKRIYEMLIYEGFNSDTAQYAINHLQADYKANALAQAREYRKNANLSKTEIYERLTSPYFRKFTKEEADYAIQKLDLTPEGSIARNKWVGDYYYKSDGKLAKNEWVDGGRYYVNSEGKMVRGKWVDGGRYYVGNDGVRQPKPAAGNPYSAALKTAQDYNRIHLSKKRIYEMLIYEGFNSDTAQYAINHLQADYKANALAQAREYRKNANLSKTEIYERLTSPYFRKFTKEEANYAIQHLGD, from the coding sequence ATGAAAAAATCAAAAAAAATTTTAGTAACCAGCTTAGCAACTGCAACACTGGGACTTATTTCATTTGCAGATACAACTGGAGACTTTCCTTTTTCGGCTCAGCATGTTTCTGCTCAAGAAAAGGATGCGTCTAAAAATGGTAAGGTTGTAAAAGAGAATACAACTTCGGCGCCAAATCAAGCTGAGAAACCGAAAACACCAGCTCAAAACCCTGCTGAGAAACCAAAAACACCAGCACCGAAACCAGAGCCAAAACCAGCGCCGAAACCAGCACCAAAACCAGCACCAAAACCAGCTGAGAAACCGAAAACACCAGCTCAAAAACCTGCTGAGAAACCTAAAAATACAAGTCCTAAAGAGGATAAGTCCAAATCTACAGCTCAGTCTGGTTGGGTAGGCTCATCGTACTATGAAAATGGTACTAAAGTTACTAATAAGTGGATTTTTGATAAAAAAGCTAATTCTTATTTCTATCTAAATGCTTCGGGAAACTATGTCCAAAATGCTTGGGAAGGCAATTACTATCTTAAATCAGATGGCAAGATGGCCAAGAATGAATGGATTTATGATAAAAACTATGGGTCATACTATTATCTAACAGGAGAAGGCAGCTACGCTCGCAACACATGGGTAGGTAATTACTATCTCAAATCAAATGGGAAGAGAGCTAAAAATGAATGGATTTATGACAAAAACTATGGGTCATACTATTATTTAACAGGAGAAGGCAACTACGCTCGCAACACATGGGTAGGCAATTACTATCTAAAATCAGATGGTAAGATGGCTAAAGCTGAGTGGATTTATGACAAAAACTATGGATCCTATTATTATCTAACCGCAGAAGGTAGCTACGCTCGCAACAAATGGGTAGGTAATTACTATCTAAAATCAGATGGTAAGATGGCCAAAAATGAATGGGTAGATGGTGGTCGTTATTATGTAGGAGACGATGGTGTGTGGCAACCAAAACCAGCGCCAAAGCCAGCACCAAAACCAGCTGAGAAACCGAAAACGCCAGCACCAAAACCAGCTGAGAAACCGAAAACGCCAGCACCAAAACCAGCTGAGAAACCGAAAACGCCAGCACCAAAACCAGCTGAGAAACCGAAAACGCCAGCACCAAAACCAGCTGAGAAACCAAAAACACCAGCACAAAAACCTACTGAAAAAGCTAAAGAAACAACTCCTAAACAGGATAAATCACAATCTAAAGTTCAGTCTGGCTGGGTAGGAAATTACTACCTCAAATCAGATGGAAAGAGAGCTAAAAATGAATGGGTAGATGGTGGTCGTTATTATGTTGATTCTGATGGAAAAAAGGTTAAAAGTGACTGGATTTATGATAAAAACTATGGTTCATATTATTATCTAACAGCAGAAGGCAGCTACGCTCGCAACAAATGGGTAGGAAATTATTATCTCAAATCAGATGGAAAGGTGGCCAAGAATGAATGGGTAGATGGTGGCCGTTACTATGTTAATTCTGAAGGCAAAATGGTAAGGGGTAAATGGGTAGATGGTGGCCGTTACTATGTAGGAAACGATGGTGTGCGACAACCAAAACCAGCAGCCGGGAATCCATACTCAGCAGCTTTAAAGACAGCACAAGATTATAATAGGATTCATTTGTCAAAAAAAAGAATTTATGAGATGTTAATTTATGAAGGTTTTAATAGTGACACTGCACAATATGCTATCAATCATTTGCAAGCAGACTATAAGGCGAATGCCTTAGCTCAAGCAAGAGAATACCGAAAGAATGCCAATTTATCAAAGACAGAAATTTATGAGAGGCTAACTTCTCCTTATTTTAGAAAATTTACAAAAGAAGAAGCAGACTATGCCATTCAAAAACTAGATTTAACACCAGAAGGAAGCATTGCCCGCAATAAATGGGTAGGGGACTATTATTATAAATCAGATGGAAAGTTGGCCAAGAATGAATGGGTAGATGGTGGCCGTTACTATGTTAATTCTGAAGGCAAAATGGTAAGGGGTAAATGGGTAGATGGTGGTCGTTACTATGTAGGAAACGATGGTGTGCGACAACCAAAACCAGCAGCCGGGAATCCATACTCAGCAGCTTTAAAGACAGCACAAGATTATAATAGGATTCATTTGTCAAAAAAAAGAATTTATGAGATGTTAATTTATGAAGGTTTTAATAGTGACACTGCACAATATGCTATCAATCATTTGCAAGCAGACTATAAGGCGAATGCCTTAGCTCAAGCAAGAGAATACCGAAAGAATGCCAATTTATCAAAGACAGAAATTTATGAGAGGCTAACTTCTCCTTATTTTAGAAAATTTACTAAAGAAGAAGCAAACTATGCCATTCAACATTTAGGTGACTAA
- a CDS encoding ROK family glucokinase, translated as MSQKIIGIDLGGTSIKFAILTQEGEIQEKWSIKTNILDEGSHIVDDMIESIQHRLDLLGLSATDFRGIGMGSPGVVDREKGTVIGAYNLNWKTLQPIKEKIEKALGIPFFIDNDANVAALGERWMGAGENQPDVVFMTLGTGVGGGIVAEGKLLHGVAGAAGELGHITVDFDQPISCTCGKKGCLETVASATGIVNLTRRYADEYEGDAALKRLIDDGEEVTAKTVFDLAKEGDDLALIVYRNFSRYLGIACANIGSILNPSTIVIGGGVSAAGEFLLQGVQKVYDENTFPQVRTTTKLALATLGNDAGVIGAASLVLQ; from the coding sequence ATGAGTCAAAAGATTATTGGGATTGACCTTGGTGGAACATCTATCAAGTTTGCAATTTTAACTCAAGAGGGAGAAATCCAAGAAAAATGGTCTATCAAGACTAATATTTTGGATGAAGGAAGCCATATTGTAGATGATATGATTGAGTCTATTCAACATCGTTTGGACTTGCTTGGATTGTCAGCTACGGATTTCCGAGGTATTGGAATGGGATCACCTGGTGTGGTTGACCGTGAAAAAGGGACTGTTATCGGTGCCTACAACCTCAACTGGAAAACCCTTCAACCAATTAAAGAAAAGATTGAAAAAGCCTTGGGGATTCCATTCTTCATTGACAATGATGCCAACGTAGCTGCTCTTGGTGAGCGCTGGATGGGGGCTGGTGAAAACCAACCAGACGTTGTCTTTATGACACTTGGTACAGGTGTTGGTGGCGGTATCGTGGCAGAAGGCAAATTGCTCCACGGTGTTGCTGGTGCAGCAGGAGAGCTTGGCCACATCACTGTTGACTTTGACCAACCAATCTCATGTACCTGTGGTAAAAAAGGCTGTCTTGAGACAGTTGCTTCTGCAACAGGGATTGTCAACTTGACTCGTCGATATGCAGATGAATACGAAGGCGATGCGGCCTTGAAACGCTTGATAGACGACGGTGAAGAAGTAACAGCCAAAACTGTTTTTGACTTGGCTAAAGAAGGGGACGACCTTGCTTTGATCGTTTACCGTAACTTCTCACGTTACTTGGGAATCGCGTGTGCCAACATCGGCTCCATCCTCAACCCTTCAACAATCGTTATCGGTGGTGGGGTGTCAGCTGCGGGAGAATTCCTTCTACAAGGTGTTCAAAAAGTCTACGACGAAAATACTTTCCCACAAGTACGCACAACAACTAAACTAGCTCTTGCAACTCTAGGAAATGACGCTGGAGTTATTGGAGCAGCATCACTTGTATTGCAGTAA
- a CDS encoding thymidylate synthase — translation MTKADTIFKENIERILKDGVFSEQARPKYKDGTVANSKYVTGAFAEYDLSKGEFPITTLRPIAIKSAIKEVLWIYQDQSNSLEVLNDKYNVHYWNDWEVGDTGTIGERYGAVVKKHDIINKILKQLEANPWNRRNIISLWDYQAFEETDGLLPCAFQTMFDVRRVDGEIYLDATLTQRSNDMLVAHHINAMQYVALQMMIAKHFGWKVGKFFYFINNLHIYDNQFEQAEELLRREPSNCQPRLVLNVPDGTNFFDIKAEDFELVDYDPVKPQLKFDLAI, via the coding sequence ATGACAAAAGCTGATACGATTTTTAAAGAGAATATTGAACGAATCCTCAAAGACGGCGTCTTTTCCGAGCAGGCACGTCCCAAGTACAAGGATGGGACTGTTGCCAACTCCAAGTACGTAACGGGTGCCTTTGCCGAGTATGATTTGTCTAAGGGCGAATTTCCCATCACAACCTTGCGTCCCATTGCGATCAAATCTGCCATCAAGGAAGTGCTCTGGATTTACCAAGACCAGTCTAATAGCTTAGAGGTGCTAAATGACAAGTACAATGTTCACTACTGGAATGACTGGGAAGTGGGGGATACAGGAACCATCGGTGAGCGCTATGGGGCAGTTGTTAAGAAACACGACATCATCAATAAAATTCTCAAACAGTTGGAAGCCAACCCTTGGAATCGTCGCAATATCATCTCGCTCTGGGATTATCAAGCTTTTGAGGAGACAGATGGTCTTCTTCCATGCGCTTTTCAGACCATGTTTGATGTCCGTCGTGTTGATGGGGAAATCTATCTAGATGCGACCTTGACCCAGCGTTCAAATGATATGCTGGTGGCCCACCACATCAATGCTATGCAGTATGTGGCTCTTCAGATGATGATTGCCAAGCATTTTGGATGGAAGGTTGGGAAGTTTTTCTATTTTATCAACAACCTCCATATCTATGATAATCAGTTTGAACAAGCAGAGGAATTGCTCCGTCGTGAACCGTCAAACTGCCAACCACGCTTGGTTTTAAATGTTCCTGATGGGACCAATTTCTTTGATATCAAAGCCGAGGACTTTGAGTTGGTTGACTATGATCCGGTCAAGCCACAGCTGAAGTTTGATTTGGCTATTTAA
- a CDS encoding DUF3042 family protein — MAKGFAKGLVTGVAGTVAAVAGAVYAIKKKVIEPEEQKAAFIEENRKKAARRRVSH, encoded by the coding sequence ATGGCTAAAGGATTCGCTAAAGGTCTTGTAACAGGTGTCGCAGGAACTGTCGCTGCCGTTGCAGGTGCAGTATACGCAATTAAAAAGAAAGTGATTGAGCCAGAAGAGCAAAAAGCAGCTTTCATCGAAGAAAACCGCAAAAAAGCAGCTCGCCGCCGCGTATCACATTAA
- the miaA gene encoding tRNA (adenosine(37)-N6)-dimethylallyltransferase MiaA — protein MKTKIIVIVGPTAVGKTALAIEVAKRFGGEVVSGDSQQVYRRLDIGTAKASPEEQAAVPHHLIDVREVTESYSAFDFVSEAKKAIEDIKSRGKLAIIAGGTGLYIQSLLEGYHLGGETPHEEILAYRASLEPYSDEELVHLVKQAGLEIPQFNRRRAMRALEIAHFAQDLENQETLYQPLIICLDDERSKLYERINHRVDLMFEAGLLAEAKWLFDHYPDVQAAKGIGYKELFPYFRGEQTLEEASESLKQATRRFAKRQLTWFRNRMQVTFYQIGESGVKDRILSQIEEFLND, from the coding sequence ATGAAAACAAAAATAATTGTGATTGTTGGACCGACTGCTGTTGGGAAAACAGCCCTGGCTATTGAAGTAGCCAAGCGCTTTGGTGGAGAGGTGGTTAGCGGTGACAGTCAGCAAGTATACAGGAGGCTAGATATTGGGACGGCCAAGGCTAGTCCAGAGGAGCAAGCTGCAGTTCCTCATCATTTGATTGATGTCAGAGAGGTGACCGAGTCTTACTCGGCTTTTGATTTTGTTTCAGAAGCTAAGAAAGCTATTGAGGATATTAAAAGCCGTGGCAAGCTAGCTATTATCGCTGGAGGAACAGGGCTTTATATTCAGAGCCTCTTGGAAGGCTACCATCTAGGTGGGGAGACACCTCATGAGGAGATATTAGCCTATCGAGCTAGTTTAGAGCCTTATTCAGATGAGGAATTAGTCCATCTCGTGAAGCAAGCTGGCCTTGAAATTCCCCAGTTTAACCGTCGTCGTGCTATGCGGGCCTTGGAAATCGCCCATTTTGCTCAGGATTTGGAGAATCAAGAGACTTTGTATCAACCGTTGATTATCTGCTTGGATGATGAACGCAGTAAACTCTATGAGCGTATCAACCACCGAGTGGATTTGATGTTTGAGGCCGGGCTTTTGGCCGAGGCTAAGTGGCTTTTTGACCATTATCCAGATGTGCAGGCTGCCAAAGGCATTGGCTACAAGGAACTTTTTCCTTATTTTCGTGGGGAGCAGACACTCGAGGAAGCCAGCGAGAGTCTTAAACAGGCAACGCGTCGTTTTGCTAAGCGCCAGCTGACCTGGTTCCGTAATCGCATGCAGGTGACCTTTTATCAAATCGGAGAGTCTGGCGTGAAGGACCGCATTCTAAGCCAGATTGAGGAGTTTTTAAATGATTGA
- the hflX gene encoding GTPase HflX encodes MIETEKKEERVLLIGVELQGMDNFDLSMEELASLAKTAGAVVVDSYRQKREKYDSKTFVGSGKLEEIARMVDAEEITTVIVNNRLTPRQNVNLEEILGVKVIDRMQLILDIFAMRARSHEGKLQVHLAQLKYLLPRLVGQGIMLSRQAGGIGSRGPGESQLELNRRSVRNQITDIERQLKVVEKNRATVREKRLESSTFKIGLIGYTNAGKSTIMNILTSKTQYEADELFATLDATTKSIHLGGNLQVTLTDTVGFIQDLPTELVSSFKSTLEESKHVDLLVHVIDASNPYHEEHEKTVLSIMKDLDMEDIPRLTLYNKADLVEDFTPTQTPYALISAKSKYSREQLQALFLEKIKDIFEAFTLRVPFSKSYKIHDLESVAILEDRDYQDDGEVITGFISEKNKWRLEEFYD; translated from the coding sequence ATGATTGAAACGGAGAAAAAAGAGGAACGGGTCCTGCTGATTGGTGTTGAGCTACAAGGCATGGATAATTTTGACCTCTCCATGGAAGAATTGGCCAGTCTAGCTAAGACAGCTGGGGCAGTTGTTGTAGATAGCTACAGGCAAAAACGTGAAAAGTATGATTCCAAGACTTTTGTTGGCTCTGGTAAGTTGGAAGAAATTGCGCGAATGGTGGATGCTGAGGAAATTACTACTGTCATCGTCAATAATCGCTTGACTCCACGGCAAAATGTCAATTTGGAGGAAATTCTTGGAGTAAAAGTCATTGACCGTATGCAGTTGATTTTGGACATCTTTGCCATGCGGGCTCGTAGCCATGAAGGGAAACTCCAAGTTCATTTGGCTCAGCTTAAGTACCTCTTACCTCGCTTGGTGGGACAAGGGATTATGCTTAGTCGTCAGGCAGGGGGAATTGGTTCCCGTGGTCCAGGTGAGAGTCAGTTGGAACTGAACCGACGTAGTGTTCGCAACCAGATTACAGATATCGAACGTCAACTCAAGGTGGTTGAGAAAAACCGAGCGACAGTTCGAGAAAAACGTTTGGAATCAAGTACCTTTAAGATTGGTTTGATAGGTTACACTAATGCTGGGAAGTCAACTATTATGAATATTTTGACCAGCAAGACCCAGTATGAAGCGGATGAGCTTTTTGCAACTCTAGATGCAACAACTAAAAGCATCCATCTGGGGGGCAATCTACAGGTAACCTTGACAGATACCGTTGGATTTATCCAAGATCTACCGACAGAGTTGGTGTCAAGTTTCAAGTCTACCTTGGAAGAAAGCAAGCATGTAGACCTTCTAGTTCATGTCATTGATGCCAGCAATCCTTATCATGAGGAGCATGAAAAAACGGTTCTGTCTATCATGAAAGATTTGGACATGGAGGATATTCCTCGTTTGACCCTTTATAATAAAGCGGATTTGGTGGAGGATTTCACGCCTACTCAAACACCTTATGCCCTCATTTCTGCCAAGTCGAAGTATAGTCGTGAGCAGTTGCAGGCTTTATTTTTAGAGAAAATCAAGGATATTTTTGAAGCATTTACCCTGCGCGTCCCTTTTTCTAAGTCCTACAAGATTCATGATTTGGAAAGTGTAGCGATTCTTGAAGATCGTGACTACCAAGATGACGGCGAAGTCATCACAGGCTTCATTTCTGAGAAAAATAAATGGAGATTAGAAGAATTTTATGACTGA
- a CDS encoding cystathionine beta-lyase, with protein MTDIKSLALKYGGYTSLDKVYLDQLLAGRSEEEQLALITPPPSVVNAYFAELYQKKSPQAATDYYSELSQELNLYNAEPSFTLESKPFIRLNLSGKSFGFCYEEEGLGRIFSETEEAITDELLFEIAQIFPHQLVFEKSGKIYMKAVGDEEVVSVENLTALTDLESLADGRKRLKGYSQEDLLQEAAAFSGKRYFRSENRTAMLYID; from the coding sequence ATGACTGATATCAAATCATTAGCTCTCAAGTATGGTGGCTATACAAGTTTAGACAAGGTCTATCTGGACCAGCTTTTAGCTGGTAGGTCTGAAGAGGAGCAACTAGCTCTCATTACACCTCCACCCAGCGTAGTGAATGCCTACTTTGCCGAGCTGTACCAGAAAAAGAGCCCTCAAGCTGCGACGGATTATTATTCAGAACTTAGTCAGGAACTGAACCTCTATAATGCTGAACCAAGTTTCACTCTAGAAAGCAAGCCCTTTATTCGCCTCAATCTATCAGGAAAATCTTTTGGCTTTTGCTATGAGGAAGAAGGACTAGGTCGCATTTTCTCAGAGACTGAGGAAGCAATTACGGATGAATTACTCTTTGAGATTGCGCAAATTTTCCCTCATCAGTTGGTCTTTGAAAAGTCTGGAAAGATTTACATGAAAGCTGTCGGGGACGAGGAAGTGGTTAGTGTAGAAAATCTCACAGCTTTAACAGATTTGGAAAGCTTAGCTGATGGTCGCAAGCGTCTCAAAGGCTACAGCCAAGAGGATTTACTGCAAGAAGCTGCTGCTTTTTCTGGCAAGCGCTATTTCCGATCGGAAAACCGCACCGCTATGTTATATATTGATTAA